One part of the Aspergillus luchuensis IFO 4308 DNA, chromosome 5, nearly complete sequence genome encodes these proteins:
- a CDS encoding GNAT family N-acetyltransferase (COG:S;~EggNog:ENOG410PSER;~InterPro:IPR000182,IPR016181;~PFAM:PF13673,PF13508,PF00583;~go_function: GO:0008080 - N-acetyltransferase activity [Evidence IEA]), with translation MATTVTTVTGTLTPDPPLKLELARVEDVPELIQLWYNAFSIPSLLAIWPDTPGVRQWWESAIRYDMLNKPREKYLKVIDSQTGRIAAYAKWSLETSKERGPRFPPWHPDMDARHNEEYFQRLEEVRDRLVGSSSKNFYLDMLATHTDYRRMGAARLLLEWGCQVADQENALIYIDSSEAGKPIYERFGFVVQSMACGLASMVREPRTKEV, from the exons ATGGCAACCACAGTCACCACAGTCACCGGTACTCTGACACCAGATCCACCGCTCAAACTCGAATTGGCAAGAGTCGAGGACGTGCCGGAGCTGATACAGCTGTGGTACAATGCCTTCAGCATTCCCTCCCTGCTTGCTATTTGGCCTGACACTCCAGGAGTACGGCAGTGGTGGGAGTCAGCCATTCGCTACGACATGCTAAACAAGCCACGCGAGAAGTACCTCAAGGTAATTGACAGCCAGACCGGGCGTATTGCCGCTTATGCCAAATGGTCTCTTGAGACTTCCAAGGAGCGTGGCCCCCGGTTTCCCCCCTGGCACCCGGATATGGATGCCCGTCATAACGAGGAATACTTTCAACGATTGGAGGAGGTTCGGGATCGCCTAGTTGGAAGCTCCAGTAAAAACTTCT ACCTTGATATGCTCGCGACGCATACCGACTACCGACGCATGGGAGCAGCGCGGTTACTTCTCGAATGGGGATGTCAGGTAGCAGATCAAGAGAATGCTTTAATCTACATTGACTCGAGTGAAGCCGGAAAGCCAATCTACGAGCGTTTCGGTTTCGTGGTTCAAAGTATGGCTTGCGGGCTCGCTTCCATGGTGAGAGAGCCAAGAACTAAGGAAGTGTGA
- a CDS encoding ATP-grasp domain-containing protein, whose protein sequence is MRPILETPQRILFLTTQQPHTIRAEWPFYQNYDLPGLLLEKGAQVTLKCWMDEDIVTVLSQFDVVTFLWCNEYYKHPKKFFAFLDKAEKLVWSLPDAPLSNIPRIINNTKLVRWNADKRYLLDMEQEGFIIPKTKIVDPRKYSVTELKALVHEFLPSGSVVLKPSISASSTLTRRITNTSALSADDLTFLELCTVGGLRSSLLIQKFEPAISTGEYSFVFVGPHLTHVMVKSPQKGDFRVQDEYGGSARLASLLDIKLQSLQVVQNVFNSLQRRFGYESTEGVSSGEIGYVRIDGLITEDRPFVLMEIEAIEPHLWLETGKGITGMLSLLLEAS, encoded by the coding sequence ATGCGTCCAATCCTTGAGACCCCGCAAAGGATTTTGTTCCTCACCACGCAACAGCCCCATACGATAAGGGCAGAATGGCCATTTTATCAAAACTACGATTTGCCCGGTCTCCTATTGGAGAAAGGAGCCCAGGTCACGCTCAAatgctggatggatgaggatatcGTGACAGTGCTCAGTCAGTTCGACGTGGTCACCTTCCTTTGGTGCAATGAGTACTATAAACATCCCAAAAAGTTTTTCGCCTTTCTTGACAAAGCGGAAAAGTTGGTGTGGAGCCTGCCAGATGCCCCTCTGTCCAACATTCCtcgcatcatcaacaacacaaaaCTTGTCCGGTGGAATGCGGACAAACGGTACTTGCTGGATATGGAGCAGGAAGGCTTCATTATTCCTAAGACCAAAATCGTGGATCCTCGGAAGTACAGTGTAACTGAATTGAAAGCCCTGGTGCATGAATTCCTTCCGTCGGGGTCTGTGGTCCTGAAACCATCGATATCTGCATCCTCCACGCTAACCCGGCGGATCACGAACACATCAGCACTTTCAGCGGATGACTTGACCTTCCTCGAGCTTTGCACCGTTGGGGGTCTCCGGAGTTCTTTGCTGATTCAGAAATTCGAACCTGCAATCTCAACGGGAGAGTATTCATTCGTCTTCGTGGGTCCTCATCTCACCCATGTCATGGTCAAATCCCCCCAGAAAGGAGACTTCCGAGTCCAGGACGAGTATGGTGGATCCGCTAGGCTAGCAAGCCTCCTCGATATCAAGCTACAGAGTCTCCAAGTGGTTCAGAATGTTTTCAACTCACTTCAACGCCGCTTCGGATACGAGTCCACGGAGGGTGTGAGCTCCGGGGAGATTGGCTACGTGCGGATTGACGGTCTCATCACGGAGGATCGGCCATTCGTTTTGATGGAGATCGAAGCCATCGAGCCCCATCTGTGGCTCGAGACCGGAAAAGGAATCACCGGGAtgctttccctcctcttggAAGCATCATAA